In Brachypodium distachyon strain Bd21 chromosome 2, Brachypodium_distachyon_v3.0, whole genome shotgun sequence, one genomic interval encodes:
- the LOC104582462 gene encoding uncharacterized protein LOC104582462 isoform X1 yields the protein MSRPFQWKFHSTYVDTAREEVLKYISLLGNRKVFYFDGWNGFGASAVLRSVAEVLPSRRTTPGLCFDRVIFIDCSKWKNRRALQRAIAEELKLDSSVMASLDKQDEEDDFHGVDESSRNEIDSVGEVIARTLSSTQLMTIFLNGSDAEIDLGSFGIPPFAKFGKNTMIWTFKRRCLTMNKPREDLEKLRYTQYFFYFFPQIKQLTSWWFEAIILEEAVTIVAHNPCLLDVNPTIVADCFLYELFLLYNFHSATKSDWVAHASNYWMCDGIIQRDRPTDITNALHREINWECDPSLLDDVLKKFMKYLKHPFLAIKDDDVYEEGPYCWISVTSRNTEVHGMQTIPETSSSFFLAFERSNPPQTLPNELFKHSSQLGVLVLCCCAFNFTSPPFMKCHRLRFLGLDHCSDDKTITGEDHTGWLCLCSLWVLDLRYTSWNEILSEEKLDLMTNMRELNIEGIRCWQYTAVLQGRLPNLQRLRITKPTCHCETSKDVGNSFMDKTIMEILDLSGNSEMEILPISLSTAGNLQILVLDGCDGLKNVAGPSQVPPSLKSFSFDGYGPASQWTQTAELPPKQFRPSSRTDNKEIRISKISLEGCTQLENLFLRGLPNLAELDLSGTAIKILDFNTMVVEVPRLKRLFLIGCKHLRAIIWSDERKPDLELICIDTRPATMCQRPSIDKNKSFRLQVHAVIVDARITRSLRNLYSRTEVYLNIHITSSPMYDGDIVSEAINKDKIDNSNQESLQQLIPAGRYRDVLGMVGVAPMQAFPQPPTRELDQHLEIAEGSCYVESEVDKSLGELMRYYIESLHVHDVSVRAIMSQAYMWWGQLRRCCMERCSKLDAIFSSKSYEFDKLETFWASDLLMARSIWSKGLSRLSYDSEPSFQCLQHLHLRSCPRLQSVLPVWVSSFPSLETLHIIHCGDLSHIFILASVGVTTNGVPFPKLATVNLHDLPKLQKICESFNMVAPALESIKIRGCWSLRRLPSVVSRGQGILKKPTVEIEKDVWDALEWDAGHRPDHFEAPVHSRFYKKNMPRGSVLR from the exons GGATAAGCAAGATGAAGAGGATGATTTTCATGGAGTTGATGAAAGCTCGAGGAATGAGATAGACAGTGTTGGAGAAGTGATCGCTCGAACCTTGAGTAGCACCCAACTCATGACCATTTTTCTTAATGGAAGTGATGCTGAGATTGATTTAGGTTCCTTTGGTATTCCTCCATTTGCAAAATTTGGCAAGAATACGATGATATGGACTTTCAAAAGAAGGTGCCTGACCATGAATAAGCCTCGAGAGGATCTAGAGAAGTTAAGATACACCCAATatttcttttacttttttcCTCAAATCAAACAATTAACAAGTTGGTGGTTTGAAGCTATAATACTTGAAGAGGCTGTCACCATTGTTGCTCACAATCCGTGTCTGTTGGACGTCAACCCCACTATTGTTGCAGATTGTTTTCTCTATGAGTTATTCCTGCTTTATAATTTCCACAGTGCTACTAAATCTGATTGGGTTGCTCATGCTTCCAACTATTGGATGTGTGATGGGATCATACAAAGGGATAGACCAACGGATATTACTAATGCATTGCACCGGGAGATAAATTGGGAATGTGATCCTTCTTTGCTTGATGATGTACTAAAGAAGTTCATGAAATATTTGAAGCATCCTTTTCTGGCAATtaaagatgatgatgtgtaTGAAGAAGGCCCATATTGTTGGATTTCAGTCACATCGAGGAATACAGAAGTACATGGAATGCAAACTATACCAGAAACGtcatcatctttcttcttggCATTTGAAAGATCCAATCCCCCACAGACTTTACCAAATGAATTATTTAAACATTCCAGTCAACTTGGTGTGCTAGTTCTCTGTTGTTGCGCCTTCAACTTCACATCACCTCCTTTCATGAAGTGTCATAGGCTAAGATTCCTCGGACTGGACCACTGCAGTGATGACAAAACAATCACAGGAGAGGATCATACAGGGTGGTTATGTTTGTGTAGCTTGTGGGTGCTTGACCTACGTTACACAAGCTGGAATGAAATCTTATCTGAAGAAAAGTTAGATCTCATGACTAATATGAGAGAGCTAAATATCGAAGGAATCAGGTGTTGGCAGTACACAGCTGTATTACAGGGGCGGCTACCTAACCTTCAGAGGCTAAGAATAACCAAACCGACATGTCACTGTGAGACATCAAAGGATGTTGGTAACTCCTTTATGGATAAGACAATTATGGAAATACTTGATTTATCAGGCAACAGTGAGATGGAAATTCTTCCAATAAGCTTATCAACGGCGGGTAACCTTCAAATACTTGTGCTTGATGGTTGTGATGGTCTGAAAAATGTAGCTGGCCCTAGTCAGGTTCCTCCCTCCCTCAAGTCCTTTAGCTTTGATGGTTATGGACCAGCTTCTCAATGGACACAAACTGCTGAGCTACCTCCGAAACAATTCCGTCCATCTAGCAGAACGGATAATAAGGAAATTCGAATTTCCAAGATATCCTTAGAGGGCTGCACACAGTTGGAGAATCTGTTCCTCCGTGGGCTACCGAACCTAGCAGAACTGGACCTGTCTGGAACCGCAATCAAGATACTTGACTTCAATACTATGGTGGTGGAAGTCCCAAGGCTCAAGCGGCTATTTCTAATAGGATGCAAGCATCTTCGTGCAATCATTTGGTCGGACGAGAGAAAACCCGATCTAGAGTTGATATGCATAGACACGCGTCCTGCAACCATGTGTCAACGACCATCCATTGACAAGAATAAATCATTCCGGTTGCAAGTGCATGCTGTTATTGTGGATGCGAGGATTACTCGCTCTTTGCGGAATCTTTACAGCCGTACGGAAGTTTATTTGAATATCCACATCACCTCGTCACCTATGTATGATGGAGACATTGTATCTGAAGCAATCAACAAGGATAAAATCGACAACAGTAATCAAGAGAGCTTGCAACAGCTTATTCCAGCCGGCCGGTACAGAGATGTCCTTGGCATGGTCGGCGTTGCGCCGATGCAAGCCTTCCCACAGCCTCCGACTAGAGAGTTGGATCAACATCTAGAGATTGCTGAAGGGAGCTGCTACGTGGAAAGCGAAGTAGACAAATCACTAGGTGAATTGATGCGGTATTATATCGAATCCCTGCATGTGCACGACGTCTCAGTACGTGCCATTATGTCTCAAGCATATATGTGGTGGGGCCAACTTAGGCGGTGCTGTATGGAGAGGTGCAGCAAGTTGGATGCCATTTTCTCTTCCAAGTCGTATGAATTTGATAAACTGGAGACCTTCTGGGCGTCGGATCTTCTAATGGCCCGCTCGATTTGGAGTAAAGGGTTATCACGCCTTTCTTACGATTCGGAGCCTTCCTTCCAATGTTTACAGCATCTACACCTGCGCTCCTGCCCCAGGCTGCAGTCCGTGCTCCCGGTGTgggtctcctccttccccagCTTGGAGACCCTCCATATCATCCACTGCGGCGACCTCAGCCACATCTTCATACTGGCTTCCGTCGGCGTAACCACCAACGGCGTACCATTTCCGAAGCTGGCCACCGTCAACCTGCACGACCTCCCGAAGCTGCAGAAGATATGCGAGTCATTCAACATGGTGGCGCCCGCGCTGGAGAGCATCAAGATCAGGGGATGCTGGAGCCTGCGCCGGCTGCCATCCGTGGTGTCCCGTGGCCAAGGCATACTGAAGAAGCCGACCGTCGAGATCGAGAAGGACGTGTGGGATGCTCTGGAGTGGGACGCCGGCCACCGGCCTGACCACTTCGAGGCGCCGGTCCACTCGCGCTTCTACAAGAAGAATATGCCCAGGGGCTCCGTCCTCAG GTGA
- the LOC104582462 gene encoding uncharacterized protein LOC104582462 isoform X2 — MSRPFQWFHSTYVDTAREEVLKYISLLGNRKVFYFDGWNGFGASAVLRSVAEVLPSRRTTPGLCFDRVIFIDCSKWKNRRALQRAIAEELKLDSSVMASLDKQDEEDDFHGVDESSRNEIDSVGEVIARTLSSTQLMTIFLNGSDAEIDLGSFGIPPFAKFGKNTMIWTFKRRCLTMNKPREDLEKLRYTQYFFYFFPQIKQLTSWWFEAIILEEAVTIVAHNPCLLDVNPTIVADCFLYELFLLYNFHSATKSDWVAHASNYWMCDGIIQRDRPTDITNALHREINWECDPSLLDDVLKKFMKYLKHPFLAIKDDDVYEEGPYCWISVTSRNTEVHGMQTIPETSSSFFLAFERSNPPQTLPNELFKHSSQLGVLVLCCCAFNFTSPPFMKCHRLRFLGLDHCSDDKTITGEDHTGWLCLCSLWVLDLRYTSWNEILSEEKLDLMTNMRELNIEGIRCWQYTAVLQGRLPNLQRLRITKPTCHCETSKDVGNSFMDKTIMEILDLSGNSEMEILPISLSTAGNLQILVLDGCDGLKNVAGPSQVPPSLKSFSFDGYGPASQWTQTAELPPKQFRPSSRTDNKEIRISKISLEGCTQLENLFLRGLPNLAELDLSGTAIKILDFNTMVVEVPRLKRLFLIGCKHLRAIIWSDERKPDLELICIDTRPATMCQRPSIDKNKSFRLQVHAVIVDARITRSLRNLYSRTEVYLNIHITSSPMYDGDIVSEAINKDKIDNSNQESLQQLIPAGRYRDVLGMVGVAPMQAFPQPPTRELDQHLEIAEGSCYVESEVDKSLGELMRYYIESLHVHDVSVRAIMSQAYMWWGQLRRCCMERCSKLDAIFSSKSYEFDKLETFWASDLLMARSIWSKGLSRLSYDSEPSFQCLQHLHLRSCPRLQSVLPVWVSSFPSLETLHIIHCGDLSHIFILASVGVTTNGVPFPKLATVNLHDLPKLQKICESFNMVAPALESIKIRGCWSLRRLPSVVSRGQGILKKPTVEIEKDVWDALEWDAGHRPDHFEAPVHSRFYKKNMPRGSVLR, encoded by the exons GGATAAGCAAGATGAAGAGGATGATTTTCATGGAGTTGATGAAAGCTCGAGGAATGAGATAGACAGTGTTGGAGAAGTGATCGCTCGAACCTTGAGTAGCACCCAACTCATGACCATTTTTCTTAATGGAAGTGATGCTGAGATTGATTTAGGTTCCTTTGGTATTCCTCCATTTGCAAAATTTGGCAAGAATACGATGATATGGACTTTCAAAAGAAGGTGCCTGACCATGAATAAGCCTCGAGAGGATCTAGAGAAGTTAAGATACACCCAATatttcttttacttttttcCTCAAATCAAACAATTAACAAGTTGGTGGTTTGAAGCTATAATACTTGAAGAGGCTGTCACCATTGTTGCTCACAATCCGTGTCTGTTGGACGTCAACCCCACTATTGTTGCAGATTGTTTTCTCTATGAGTTATTCCTGCTTTATAATTTCCACAGTGCTACTAAATCTGATTGGGTTGCTCATGCTTCCAACTATTGGATGTGTGATGGGATCATACAAAGGGATAGACCAACGGATATTACTAATGCATTGCACCGGGAGATAAATTGGGAATGTGATCCTTCTTTGCTTGATGATGTACTAAAGAAGTTCATGAAATATTTGAAGCATCCTTTTCTGGCAATtaaagatgatgatgtgtaTGAAGAAGGCCCATATTGTTGGATTTCAGTCACATCGAGGAATACAGAAGTACATGGAATGCAAACTATACCAGAAACGtcatcatctttcttcttggCATTTGAAAGATCCAATCCCCCACAGACTTTACCAAATGAATTATTTAAACATTCCAGTCAACTTGGTGTGCTAGTTCTCTGTTGTTGCGCCTTCAACTTCACATCACCTCCTTTCATGAAGTGTCATAGGCTAAGATTCCTCGGACTGGACCACTGCAGTGATGACAAAACAATCACAGGAGAGGATCATACAGGGTGGTTATGTTTGTGTAGCTTGTGGGTGCTTGACCTACGTTACACAAGCTGGAATGAAATCTTATCTGAAGAAAAGTTAGATCTCATGACTAATATGAGAGAGCTAAATATCGAAGGAATCAGGTGTTGGCAGTACACAGCTGTATTACAGGGGCGGCTACCTAACCTTCAGAGGCTAAGAATAACCAAACCGACATGTCACTGTGAGACATCAAAGGATGTTGGTAACTCCTTTATGGATAAGACAATTATGGAAATACTTGATTTATCAGGCAACAGTGAGATGGAAATTCTTCCAATAAGCTTATCAACGGCGGGTAACCTTCAAATACTTGTGCTTGATGGTTGTGATGGTCTGAAAAATGTAGCTGGCCCTAGTCAGGTTCCTCCCTCCCTCAAGTCCTTTAGCTTTGATGGTTATGGACCAGCTTCTCAATGGACACAAACTGCTGAGCTACCTCCGAAACAATTCCGTCCATCTAGCAGAACGGATAATAAGGAAATTCGAATTTCCAAGATATCCTTAGAGGGCTGCACACAGTTGGAGAATCTGTTCCTCCGTGGGCTACCGAACCTAGCAGAACTGGACCTGTCTGGAACCGCAATCAAGATACTTGACTTCAATACTATGGTGGTGGAAGTCCCAAGGCTCAAGCGGCTATTTCTAATAGGATGCAAGCATCTTCGTGCAATCATTTGGTCGGACGAGAGAAAACCCGATCTAGAGTTGATATGCATAGACACGCGTCCTGCAACCATGTGTCAACGACCATCCATTGACAAGAATAAATCATTCCGGTTGCAAGTGCATGCTGTTATTGTGGATGCGAGGATTACTCGCTCTTTGCGGAATCTTTACAGCCGTACGGAAGTTTATTTGAATATCCACATCACCTCGTCACCTATGTATGATGGAGACATTGTATCTGAAGCAATCAACAAGGATAAAATCGACAACAGTAATCAAGAGAGCTTGCAACAGCTTATTCCAGCCGGCCGGTACAGAGATGTCCTTGGCATGGTCGGCGTTGCGCCGATGCAAGCCTTCCCACAGCCTCCGACTAGAGAGTTGGATCAACATCTAGAGATTGCTGAAGGGAGCTGCTACGTGGAAAGCGAAGTAGACAAATCACTAGGTGAATTGATGCGGTATTATATCGAATCCCTGCATGTGCACGACGTCTCAGTACGTGCCATTATGTCTCAAGCATATATGTGGTGGGGCCAACTTAGGCGGTGCTGTATGGAGAGGTGCAGCAAGTTGGATGCCATTTTCTCTTCCAAGTCGTATGAATTTGATAAACTGGAGACCTTCTGGGCGTCGGATCTTCTAATGGCCCGCTCGATTTGGAGTAAAGGGTTATCACGCCTTTCTTACGATTCGGAGCCTTCCTTCCAATGTTTACAGCATCTACACCTGCGCTCCTGCCCCAGGCTGCAGTCCGTGCTCCCGGTGTgggtctcctccttccccagCTTGGAGACCCTCCATATCATCCACTGCGGCGACCTCAGCCACATCTTCATACTGGCTTCCGTCGGCGTAACCACCAACGGCGTACCATTTCCGAAGCTGGCCACCGTCAACCTGCACGACCTCCCGAAGCTGCAGAAGATATGCGAGTCATTCAACATGGTGGCGCCCGCGCTGGAGAGCATCAAGATCAGGGGATGCTGGAGCCTGCGCCGGCTGCCATCCGTGGTGTCCCGTGGCCAAGGCATACTGAAGAAGCCGACCGTCGAGATCGAGAAGGACGTGTGGGATGCTCTGGAGTGGGACGCCGGCCACCGGCCTGACCACTTCGAGGCGCCGGTCCACTCGCGCTTCTACAAGAAGAATATGCCCAGGGGCTCCGTCCTCAG GTGA
- the LOC104582462 gene encoding uncharacterized protein LOC104582462 isoform X3, protein MASLDKQDEEDDFHGVDESSRNEIDSVGEVIARTLSSTQLMTIFLNGSDAEIDLGSFGIPPFAKFGKNTMIWTFKRRCLTMNKPREDLEKLRYTQYFFYFFPQIKQLTSWWFEAIILEEAVTIVAHNPCLLDVNPTIVADCFLYELFLLYNFHSATKSDWVAHASNYWMCDGIIQRDRPTDITNALHREINWECDPSLLDDVLKKFMKYLKHPFLAIKDDDVYEEGPYCWISVTSRNTEVHGMQTIPETSSSFFLAFERSNPPQTLPNELFKHSSQLGVLVLCCCAFNFTSPPFMKCHRLRFLGLDHCSDDKTITGEDHTGWLCLCSLWVLDLRYTSWNEILSEEKLDLMTNMRELNIEGIRCWQYTAVLQGRLPNLQRLRITKPTCHCETSKDVGNSFMDKTIMEILDLSGNSEMEILPISLSTAGNLQILVLDGCDGLKNVAGPSQVPPSLKSFSFDGYGPASQWTQTAELPPKQFRPSSRTDNKEIRISKISLEGCTQLENLFLRGLPNLAELDLSGTAIKILDFNTMVVEVPRLKRLFLIGCKHLRAIIWSDERKPDLELICIDTRPATMCQRPSIDKNKSFRLQVHAVIVDARITRSLRNLYSRTEVYLNIHITSSPMYDGDIVSEAINKDKIDNSNQESLQQLIPAGRYRDVLGMVGVAPMQAFPQPPTRELDQHLEIAEGSCYVESEVDKSLGELMRYYIESLHVHDVSVRAIMSQAYMWWGQLRRCCMERCSKLDAIFSSKSYEFDKLETFWASDLLMARSIWSKGLSRLSYDSEPSFQCLQHLHLRSCPRLQSVLPVWVSSFPSLETLHIIHCGDLSHIFILASVGVTTNGVPFPKLATVNLHDLPKLQKICESFNMVAPALESIKIRGCWSLRRLPSVVSRGQGILKKPTVEIEKDVWDALEWDAGHRPDHFEAPVHSRFYKKNMPRGSVLR, encoded by the exons GGATAAGCAAGATGAAGAGGATGATTTTCATGGAGTTGATGAAAGCTCGAGGAATGAGATAGACAGTGTTGGAGAAGTGATCGCTCGAACCTTGAGTAGCACCCAACTCATGACCATTTTTCTTAATGGAAGTGATGCTGAGATTGATTTAGGTTCCTTTGGTATTCCTCCATTTGCAAAATTTGGCAAGAATACGATGATATGGACTTTCAAAAGAAGGTGCCTGACCATGAATAAGCCTCGAGAGGATCTAGAGAAGTTAAGATACACCCAATatttcttttacttttttcCTCAAATCAAACAATTAACAAGTTGGTGGTTTGAAGCTATAATACTTGAAGAGGCTGTCACCATTGTTGCTCACAATCCGTGTCTGTTGGACGTCAACCCCACTATTGTTGCAGATTGTTTTCTCTATGAGTTATTCCTGCTTTATAATTTCCACAGTGCTACTAAATCTGATTGGGTTGCTCATGCTTCCAACTATTGGATGTGTGATGGGATCATACAAAGGGATAGACCAACGGATATTACTAATGCATTGCACCGGGAGATAAATTGGGAATGTGATCCTTCTTTGCTTGATGATGTACTAAAGAAGTTCATGAAATATTTGAAGCATCCTTTTCTGGCAATtaaagatgatgatgtgtaTGAAGAAGGCCCATATTGTTGGATTTCAGTCACATCGAGGAATACAGAAGTACATGGAATGCAAACTATACCAGAAACGtcatcatctttcttcttggCATTTGAAAGATCCAATCCCCCACAGACTTTACCAAATGAATTATTTAAACATTCCAGTCAACTTGGTGTGCTAGTTCTCTGTTGTTGCGCCTTCAACTTCACATCACCTCCTTTCATGAAGTGTCATAGGCTAAGATTCCTCGGACTGGACCACTGCAGTGATGACAAAACAATCACAGGAGAGGATCATACAGGGTGGTTATGTTTGTGTAGCTTGTGGGTGCTTGACCTACGTTACACAAGCTGGAATGAAATCTTATCTGAAGAAAAGTTAGATCTCATGACTAATATGAGAGAGCTAAATATCGAAGGAATCAGGTGTTGGCAGTACACAGCTGTATTACAGGGGCGGCTACCTAACCTTCAGAGGCTAAGAATAACCAAACCGACATGTCACTGTGAGACATCAAAGGATGTTGGTAACTCCTTTATGGATAAGACAATTATGGAAATACTTGATTTATCAGGCAACAGTGAGATGGAAATTCTTCCAATAAGCTTATCAACGGCGGGTAACCTTCAAATACTTGTGCTTGATGGTTGTGATGGTCTGAAAAATGTAGCTGGCCCTAGTCAGGTTCCTCCCTCCCTCAAGTCCTTTAGCTTTGATGGTTATGGACCAGCTTCTCAATGGACACAAACTGCTGAGCTACCTCCGAAACAATTCCGTCCATCTAGCAGAACGGATAATAAGGAAATTCGAATTTCCAAGATATCCTTAGAGGGCTGCACACAGTTGGAGAATCTGTTCCTCCGTGGGCTACCGAACCTAGCAGAACTGGACCTGTCTGGAACCGCAATCAAGATACTTGACTTCAATACTATGGTGGTGGAAGTCCCAAGGCTCAAGCGGCTATTTCTAATAGGATGCAAGCATCTTCGTGCAATCATTTGGTCGGACGAGAGAAAACCCGATCTAGAGTTGATATGCATAGACACGCGTCCTGCAACCATGTGTCAACGACCATCCATTGACAAGAATAAATCATTCCGGTTGCAAGTGCATGCTGTTATTGTGGATGCGAGGATTACTCGCTCTTTGCGGAATCTTTACAGCCGTACGGAAGTTTATTTGAATATCCACATCACCTCGTCACCTATGTATGATGGAGACATTGTATCTGAAGCAATCAACAAGGATAAAATCGACAACAGTAATCAAGAGAGCTTGCAACAGCTTATTCCAGCCGGCCGGTACAGAGATGTCCTTGGCATGGTCGGCGTTGCGCCGATGCAAGCCTTCCCACAGCCTCCGACTAGAGAGTTGGATCAACATCTAGAGATTGCTGAAGGGAGCTGCTACGTGGAAAGCGAAGTAGACAAATCACTAGGTGAATTGATGCGGTATTATATCGAATCCCTGCATGTGCACGACGTCTCAGTACGTGCCATTATGTCTCAAGCATATATGTGGTGGGGCCAACTTAGGCGGTGCTGTATGGAGAGGTGCAGCAAGTTGGATGCCATTTTCTCTTCCAAGTCGTATGAATTTGATAAACTGGAGACCTTCTGGGCGTCGGATCTTCTAATGGCCCGCTCGATTTGGAGTAAAGGGTTATCACGCCTTTCTTACGATTCGGAGCCTTCCTTCCAATGTTTACAGCATCTACACCTGCGCTCCTGCCCCAGGCTGCAGTCCGTGCTCCCGGTGTgggtctcctccttccccagCTTGGAGACCCTCCATATCATCCACTGCGGCGACCTCAGCCACATCTTCATACTGGCTTCCGTCGGCGTAACCACCAACGGCGTACCATTTCCGAAGCTGGCCACCGTCAACCTGCACGACCTCCCGAAGCTGCAGAAGATATGCGAGTCATTCAACATGGTGGCGCCCGCGCTGGAGAGCATCAAGATCAGGGGATGCTGGAGCCTGCGCCGGCTGCCATCCGTGGTGTCCCGTGGCCAAGGCATACTGAAGAAGCCGACCGTCGAGATCGAGAAGGACGTGTGGGATGCTCTGGAGTGGGACGCCGGCCACCGGCCTGACCACTTCGAGGCGCCGGTCCACTCGCGCTTCTACAAGAAGAATATGCCCAGGGGCTCCGTCCTCAG GTGA
- the LOC104582462 gene encoding uncharacterized protein LOC104582462 isoform X4: MSRPFQWHLHLRSCPRLQSVLPVWVSSFPSLETLHIIHCGDLSHIFILASVGVTTNGVPFPKLATVNLHDLPKLQKICESFNMVAPALESIKIRGCWSLRRLPSVVSRGQGILKKPTVEIEKDVWDALEWDAGHRPDHFEAPVHSRFYKKNMPRGSVLR, encoded by the exons CATCTACACCTGCGCTCCTGCCCCAGGCTGCAGTCCGTGCTCCCGGTGTgggtctcctccttccccagCTTGGAGACCCTCCATATCATCCACTGCGGCGACCTCAGCCACATCTTCATACTGGCTTCCGTCGGCGTAACCACCAACGGCGTACCATTTCCGAAGCTGGCCACCGTCAACCTGCACGACCTCCCGAAGCTGCAGAAGATATGCGAGTCATTCAACATGGTGGCGCCCGCGCTGGAGAGCATCAAGATCAGGGGATGCTGGAGCCTGCGCCGGCTGCCATCCGTGGTGTCCCGTGGCCAAGGCATACTGAAGAAGCCGACCGTCGAGATCGAGAAGGACGTGTGGGATGCTCTGGAGTGGGACGCCGGCCACCGGCCTGACCACTTCGAGGCGCCGGTCCACTCGCGCTTCTACAAGAAGAATATGCCCAGGGGCTCCGTCCTCAG GTGA
- the LOC100838889 gene encoding uncharacterized protein LOC100838889 has protein sequence MTLLAAITNPTPESVAAKGHPLVLTPGAPPPSAKFSALPAPILPETWSLAPADPTLATAASFLAASLLGAPLSVQRFRTLVTSFLATLSESLSLPRPAAAALQEAIRAAAPYFPATLAPLVASAAAGLAEHDVLLALADARALPHPPPGLLAALSDAGRPDLVCAVLRQAADLRSSELLAALRCFLSPASDEAYDAMVGVKGRWKDAAVLAVNKCVDKGAGKKAKPTARRAAMLLMMGHDGFTSPEVCLHYLFASRNVDCVESVVLAAAVAELDGVEVAGLMRYLAKWIGKYRRFPEAQACPEAAGMLGLDQCESVPSFGAMARAMGLVLDQHFSHLVLNAEVRDELRAAEEMVKELAAEAESSGPILDLLRRMQHDV, from the coding sequence ATGACGCTCCTTGCAGCAATCACCAACCCCACGCCGGAATCCGTCGCCGCCAAGGGCCACCCGCTCGTGCTCACCCCCGgggcgccgcctccgtctgCGAAGTTCTCGGCGCTGCCCGCCCCGATCCTACCCGAGACGTGGTCTCTCGCCCCCGCGGACCCGaccctcgccaccgccgcctccttcctgGCGGCCTCCCTCTTAGGCGCGCCCCTCTCCGTCCAGAGATTCCGCACCCTAGTCACCTCCTTCCTCGCCACGCTCTCGGaatccctctccctcccgcgccccgcggccgcggcgctccaggaagccatccgcgccgccgcgccctaCTTCCCCGCCACGCTCGCGCCGCTCGtcgcctccgcggcggcgggcctcGCGGAGCACGACGTGCTGCTCGCGCTCGCCGACGCCCGCGCCCTCCCGCACCCGCCGCCGGGCCTCCTGGCGGCGCTCTCCGACGCCGGCCGCCCCGACCTCGTCTGCGCCGTCCTCCGCCAGGCCGCCGACCTCCGCTCCTCCGAgctcctcgccgcgctccGCTGCTtcctctcgccggcctccgaCGAGGCCTACGACGCCATGGTGGGCGTCAAGGGCCGGTGGAAGGAcgccgccgtgctcgccgTTAACAAGTGCGTGGATAAGGGtgcggggaagaaggcgaagcCCACCGCGAGGCGTGCCGCGATGCTGCTCATGATGGGGCACGACGGGTTCACCTCCCCTGAGGTGTGCCTGCACTACCTGTTTGCGTCCAGGAATGTGGACTGCGTGGAGTCTGTGGTTCTTGCCGCGGCTGTGGCCGAGCTTGACGGCGTGGAGGTGGCCGGACTGATGAGGTACCTCGCCAAGTGGATAGGGAAGTACCGGAGGTTCCCGGAGGCCCAGGCTTGTCCAGAGGCAGCAGGAATGCTGGGTTTGGATCAGTGTGAAAGTGTGCCGTCGTTTGGGGCGATGGCCAGGGCGATGGGGCTGGTGTTGGACCAGCATTTCTCCCACCTTGTGTTGAATGCGGAGGTGCGGGACGAGTTGAGGGCGGCTGAGGAGATGGTTAAAGAGCTGGCTGCCGAGGCCGAGTCTTCTGGTCCCATCCTCGACTTGCTACGCCGTATGCAGCATGACGTGTAA